The segment gcGTGGCGAGCCGGCGGGCTGAGGCGCTGAAGAAACTCCTGGAAGTCTTTGGCATGGAAGACCCTCCGGCTCCCCCAACTCACTTCAAGCAGCCACCCCAGTACATGGTGGATCTATTCAACACTGTCGCCAATGCGGATGGTGTCACCAAGAACCCTGACATCCTGGAGGGCAACACCGTCCGCAGCTTCCTGGATAAAAGTAAGGAGTTGGGGGGGCTCCCTGTGGTGCTGGGGTGCggctgtggggaggggctgAACGTGGCCTGTGGCGGTGCCGCCCCCGGTTTTGCTCTTCTCAACCCACCCTTCTCTCTAGCTCACAGTGAGGAGATGCGGTTCCTGTTTGTCCTCTCCAGCGTAGCCAAGAACGAGAAGATCCTGACGGCAGAACTGCACCTCTTCCGCCTCTGGCCGAGGGTCACAGATGGGCCCAAAAGGCATCACTTCTGCcaggtgaggatggggatggggatgcgGATGGACTGTCCCCTAGCCTGTGCTCACGGATGCCCCTGGTGCACCGTGGTCATTTGCCTGCAGTGGGAACACAGCGTGGCTCTAGGATCACATGGACAAATGTTTCACAGAGAATCACGATAATTTAACTGTGGCTGTTTCTTAAATATCCTTCTGGCTTGTGCAAACATCAGCAAAGGCTCACCAAGATTGTTACAGATCTATGCTGACaattccccttctccctccacACCTCTGTCCAGGGTCAACCCCTCAGGCAGAATACACCGGGGTTGACCACCTTTTACCTTCCCCAGGTCAGTGTGTACCAGGTACTGGAGAAAGACAAGCCGGACGCCCCCGGAGGGAagaagctgctggcagcacggCTTGTCTCACTGCAAACCTCGGGCTGGGAGGTCTTTGCTATCACTCCAGCTGTGAGTcacttttcctctgttttgtgCAGCACGGGGGGAATACTGGGGTTCACATGCAGGAGGTTTTTTAACCCATTTCACCCCCAGCAGCCTTTCAGGTGCCAGTGTAGTTTCCTGGATGCATCCCAGTGACATGGGGGGATAGGTCCcctgggagggggaggaaaaagtCCTTCCAAGAGCCCCGGGGCTGCTCCATCCTTCCCTGAACTTGCCTCAGTGTTCTGCAGGGAATGCTGGTGCTGGCTCCTgccacagtgtccctgtgctgcagccccttcccatgGCACACAGAGTGTGGCCTCAAGGGGTCCCGGTCCACgatgtcctgctgctggcctgggacTTGCCTGTGGGGACACCAGTGCAATGCCTGTCCTGGTCCATGGTGACATTGGTTTGGTTCCCCAGGTTCGCGACTGGACCGAAGATGAAAGCAGCAACCAGGGTTTGCTGGTGACAGTCCAGGGTCCAGGAGGGAGCCCGCTCGACTCCCCCCCACTGCAGTTTGCATCTGGCCGAGGCCACCATGAGAGCAAGAAGCCCATGCTGGTCCTTTTCACAGATGATGGGCGCCGTGGAGCATCGCTGCCTACAGCCAGCTTCCCAGGTGGGTC is part of the Catharus ustulatus isolate bCatUst1 chromosome 29, bCatUst1.pri.v2, whole genome shotgun sequence genome and harbors:
- the LOC117008462 gene encoding bone morphogenetic protein 4-like, with amino-acid sequence MLGTVLLLLALAKTACLSPASVASRRAEALKKLLEVFGMEDPPAPPTHFKQPPQYMVDLFNTVANADGVTKNPDILEGNTVRSFLDKTHSEEMRFLFVLSSVAKNEKILTAELHLFRLWPRVTDGPKRHHFCQVSVYQVLEKDKPDAPGGKKLLAARLVSLQTSGWEVFAITPAVRDWTEDESSNQGLLVTVQGPGGSPLDSPPLQFASGRGHHESKKPMLVLFTDDGRRGASLPTASFPDLKPQAPNLSAKMPVPKLGRSRSTRSLDRIKPCQRHPLSVDFEEIGWSGWIISPRGYNAFHCKGSCPFPLGENMRPTNHATVQSIINALKLSEGVSSPCCVPDKLYSINLLYFDDDENVVLKQYDDMVAGSCGCH